atgagtgtgtatgggtgtttcccagtaatgggttgcagctggaagggcatctgctgcgtaaaacatatgctggataagtttttggttcattccgctgtggcgaccccagattaataatgggactaagctgaacatatacacatatataaatatatagatagatagatagatagatagatagatagatagatagacagatagacagatatctGGACTATAAGCGGGACAGCAGTAGGTATAGCctgttttgcagtgtgtgtgttcagtaaagttgaacttgaacttgatcTGGCGTGAGCTGACGCAAGCAGAAAGCTCATAAAGATACTCAGCGACAACAAGAGCGCCGCAGATAAGCTTTATGAGTCTGCAGGCGTTGTGTAAGTCTGCGGGGTGAGAGCGGGAGTCAGGGGTGTAAAAGCACAGTACAGTAGCACAGGTGTCGGTGCAGTAATTTACCGGAGTGTTCTCCAGGAGAGTGCAGCTCGCCGGTGCTGGAGTCGGGTGTTTCTGCCCGCTGCAGGGCTCTGAACAGCGCATTGGTGGAGATCTGCGTCTGCTCTCCATCTTCAGACTCTGCTGAGCCGCTCTTCACTGATTTCCTCCGTCTGGGCTGGTATTTGTAGTCTGGATGATCTTTCTTATGCTGGACCCGCAGCCGCTCCGCCTCCTCCACAAACGGACGCTTCTCGCCCTCGTTCAGCAGTCTgcaaacacaccacacacacagcgTTACTGCCGACGTTCAGTAGTCTgcaaacacaccacacacacaccgttACTGCCGACGTTCAGCAGTCTgcaaacacaccacacacacaccgttACTGCCGACGTTCAGCAGTCTGCAATGATGATATCTTTACTACCATCTACAAACTCTGTCTGCTTAAGAAACTTATACTGAAGTAAATAAAGTGAGCATGAAAACTAGAcgtatacaaataaacatatatatttagtgAATATGTGAAGTGAAAGCTGTATGAGTCTAGATTAATTAAGGCATGCAGTGTTCCTGATTATTATTcagtcattctccttcagcttagtccctttattattcaggggtcgccacagtgaaatgaatcgccaacttatccagcatatgttttacacagcagttgcccttccagctgcaacccagtactgggaaacacccacacactcttgcacacactcacacactacggccagtgtagttgatcagttcccctatagcgcatgtgtttggactgtgggggaaaccggagcacccggaggaaacccacgccaacacggggagaacatgcaaactccacacagaaacaccaactgacccagccgagactcaaagcAGCAATCTGAGtgctgtgaggcgattttgctacccactgcaccacaataacaataataattaaatctaTTTTTCTTCTCTGTCTTAAAACTCAAAGCACTCCTGAATAGCAAGAGTTGGACATGCAGTGACAAAGAGAGAGACAACATCCATCATCATAAACACACGAGAACAGCCAGAATACAGGAACGCCATCCTCACAAGAGCACTCAGGCTTTCAGCATCGCAACTCTACACATATTTCCCAGAACTGGGTCAGCtgggtaaaacatgctggaatagttgtcagttcattcctctgtggcaaaccctgattaacaaagggactaagctgaatgaatgaatgaatgaatgaatgaatgaatgaatgaaggaaggaaggaactcGTCATATATTTTAAAGAGGAGTGAAGCAGGAAGATGAGCTGAAACCACGCAGTTCTCGAGTTCTTCagggcacaacttaattgttcaatccactttaatgaAGAATTAATCAGCTAAAAACTTAATTCCTGCATCTCGTCCCAACACAAACCGACAGTGTGCATTATTATATTAcatcataatttattattatccTGAAATGTCGACTGGTGAATGTTCTGTTAAATACTGTTGCTTTTCCACTACTGCTGTGTGTCCATGTGTTATGAACATCGCAAACACCACACATGCTTTAGCAAGACATGTGGAGCATTCGCCATGCCAATgaagcaggagagagagagagagagagagagagagagagagagagagagagagagagagagagagagagagagagagagagagagatgagttAGTGCAGAGTAATTCCCTTTAAACTCACATTACATCTACTATGTTACCAAAGCAagcttaaatatatatacagctgaagaaGCCTCATGAGTGTCAGATGCACCTCCAGACTTCACCGCGCTTTTATCCGCCCTTAATTGAAAGAACAGTCTGCAGTGCACTGAGTAAAATAGAGGAGAGTTATTGGTGCTGCTGATGTTTACAGACTACAGATTTGATGTCGTACAACGAGGACTTCATGTCAAATCAACCAAACTCATCAGTGCCCTTACTAGTGTACACTACCTAGACGCAGCCCGTGCGCTAATAAGTGAGTGAATAAAGCAGTGTGTTTCTGACCTCCAGAGTTTGCCGAGTGTTTTGCTGAGCTCCGCGTTGTGCAGGTGCGGGTACTGGTCCGCCAGTTTCCTCCGCGCGGCTTGAGCCCAAACCATAAACGCGTTCATGGGTCTCTTGACGTGCGGTTTGCTCTTCCCGGATCCGCTCACCCGCACCGGCATGGGCACCAGAGACCAGTCGTAGCCCTTCAGCACCTGCGACACCGCGTCCCGGATACACACCGGGAACTTCTCCTGCTCGTCCCGGTGCAGCGGCGGCTCCGCGCGGGGGTTCTCGCTGTCCGATCCCGAGCCGGCGGAGGCGCACGGAGAGCCGGCGGAGTCCTCGGAAAGACTCGGGCTCGGAGCTCCGGACACACTCATCTTCAGCCCGCGCTGGAGGAGATTCATGcagagagagagtgtgtctgagtgtgtgtgtgtgtgtgtgtgtgagcactcCGAAAACCGCGCAGATCAGctgctaaaacacacacagatccTCCACATGTGTGTGTACGCGCGCACGCGTGTGTGTTATAAGTGTGTGTTTGGCTGAAGTAAAGAGAGTCCAGAAATCCAGGAGGAGATTCTGCTCCCTCTCCAGAGCACGACACTTATATAGTGCAGAGGGGaggagcagaacacacacacacacacacacacacacacacacacacacacacacacacacacacacacacacacacacacacacacacacacacacacacacacacacacacacacacacacacattgtcgaTGTATGAAgtttacattaaatataaaatatgaaaacaaatagCATCAGCAGCAGaagtgattaaataaataaaacaatcaataaaaataaacaaacaaacaaaaaaaatcaacattttaggattcATTTATGACTAAttagaatctctctctctctctctctctgtgtgtgtgtgtgtgtgtcacctaaACTCAGACTAGCAAGTGCAGTAAAGTAGGCAGCATTGCTCGACAGTCATCATGTGGACACAACACTGATGTAAACACGAGCTGATCACACTGATCGATGACTGGAGCTTCTATCTTCACCCCAGCTGCTGATTAAAGGTGCTATAGAAATGCAAGTGTTCTCTGTAGTGTGCACTCCTGATCTGTGAAGTCAAGTCAGACTAAGAGCGGTGATACAGCAGATAAAGAGGACAGACAGCAGAGATCacactcctgaacacatccagcATAAAGCGGGAACAGCATGGCAGAtatgtacctgtgtgtgtgtgtgtgtgtgtgtgtgcgctagcGATGACTGCCGTCAGTCTGAAGATTATTTCATTCCTTTTTAAATGAGTGCATGTCTGTCATCTCTGAGTAATGTTGTAGAGTTCCTGAATACTGccatgtactgtgtgtgtgtgtgtgtgtgtgtgaatgagcgcgGTTTCTCAGTGCACTTGCTGACGGATAGGGGGCGACAGAGCTCAGCGTCTCTCTGCCTCAGTCTCACCGCTGCTGCTCCGCGTTTACTCCAGATAAACACCGCTGCTGCTCTGTCAACACTCTGTGTCTGCAGTGTCACATGTTACAATCTTTAATCCATCTGAATCTGTATTATTTTGGTTAAAACAGTACTACAGCAACACAAGAACACATAACAGAAGACATGCTCTGGCATTAGAGACGGTAAATCAGAATATTTGACCCAGCACTGGTTATTTGGGTCATCTGCATTGACACGAGGATCACAGCAGTGTTCTGCCGACCTGTTGATCTGTAACCATGTGGATATCCAGTGCTGTAAGTGTAAAAGGCAGCATTAGCTGGAATCCATTGTGTGCTGCAGACTACCAGTActctaaatattattataaatgataaaggcagatttcacaccATTCATTACAACTGTAAACAGCTCTATTTCCTCAGTACTTGGCTTATTTTCATTATACATATAGcacagtgtgtttgtttatttatttattggataaacacatttagattatttgcattattatacattattatattaaacaaataatctcTATAAAtagcattgttaaaaaaaaaaaattactaattacatcatgagagagagagagagagagagagagagttttttcAAAACTTTAACACAAGTGAAGGTCATGAAGAAACCTGGAGACCCGTAACCACCGACATCCATACTGTGTGGAGAGCTCTGCAGTGTTCAGTGTCTGCCTGAGGTAACTAGTCTACCCAAATGTGTGTATTCCTGACAGGGTGAAGCTGATCACTCAGTTCGTGCGCCTGGCAAATGCGAGCGCATGCGCAGTAGATGTGAGATGTAAATGGCTTCATACACAG
This portion of the Danio rerio strain Tuebingen ecotype United States chromosome 3, GRCz12tu, whole genome shotgun sequence genome encodes:
- the sox9b gene encoding transcription factor SOX-9b (The RefSeq protein has 1 substitution compared to this genomic sequence) translates to MNLLQRGLKMSVSGAPSPSLSEDSAGSPCASAGSGSDSETPRAEPPLHRDEQEKFPVCIRDAVSQVLKGYDWSLVPMPVRVSGSGKSKPHVKRPMNAFMVWAQAARRKLADQYPHLHNAELSKTLGKLWRLLNEGEKRPFVEEAERLRVQHKKDHPDYKYQPRRRKSVKSGSAESEDGEQTQISTNALFRALQRAETPDSSTGELHSPGEHSGQSQGPPTPPTTPKTDLPVCSKADLKRERERDRERPLQDGIDFGAVDIGELSSDVISNIEAFDVNEFDQYLPPHGAPGPAGAGFSSGYGSAAWMHKPLASSSMANAGEQHQQRAQIKTEQLSPGHYSQQPPQQQFYSAPYSRAQYTEYSEQHSAYYSPYPTFSYSRPPYTPAAAADTAHTHHWDPQPVYTQLSRP